Within Amedibacterium intestinale, the genomic segment TCACTGGAAATAGAGCTGATGGTCCATGGTTTTATATTTTCCAGCTCATGTGATACAAATTTTGTAATTTGGGAAGTTGGCATATTGGTCATAACATAATTTGGAGCGATTTCCATTAATTCGTTAAAGGAAGTTAGTGCGGTTGCAGGATTCATTAATTTATTGATAATTGCTTTAATGATGCGCTGCTGTGCACGTTCTCTTCCTGGATTATCATAGCCTGGTGTTTTTCGATGTCGAGAATATGCTAGCGCCTGTTTCCCATTTAATGTTTGTTCTCCTTTGTCAAGGCAAATCAAATCTTCTTCTTTAAAGCTTCTGTTTTCATCTTGCTCACAGAAACTAATTTCCACATCTACATCAATGCCACCTAGAGCATCTACGATTTCAATGAGAGAATTAAAACTGATGCGGGCATAGTAATCAATAGGAATTTGAAAGAAGTTTTCAAGAGATGCTATACTTGTGTCAATTCCATATAAACCAGTATGTGTAAATTTATCATTTAAATTATTGACTGCAGTGTTAGGCATATAGCCATCTCTTGGCAAAGAAACCATATCAATATGGTTTGCTCGTGGATTTACGATTAAGATGATATTTGTATCTGTTCTTGTCTGCTGATCTGGAGAACCCATACTATCTAAGCCACTCACATAGACGGTGAAAGTTTCTTTTGTGATGTCTTTTTGAACTTTAGTTTCTTTGATTTCTCGCTCATAGGTTTCAAGGATAGTGAGCTTGTCTTGTAATCCTTCCTGATTAGCACAAGCAATATTATAATAAGTGTCAGATATTGCGACAGCTTGAATCGTTTTATTTTCAAGGTCTGTAAACAGGGTTGTATAGTCCAGTGCTTCTGTTTCACTATAAGTAGAAATATCTTTTCTTAGCTCTTCTTTCATGAAAGAGGCATTGTCTACATCACTTCCATTTTGAAAACCAATTGCAGAATTTTGTAAATCATTAATATTATTAAATTTATTTTCTTTTAATGATACGATATATAATTTGTTCTTTTTAGAAATTGTACCGTCCTTATTCATAGTTGTACTGGATACCTTGTTTAAAGTTTGATGCGATTTATGCAGCAGATAGCCACTAAAACC encodes:
- a CDS encoding LCP family glycopolymer transferase; protein product: MRKEKRFYIIDMILMLLMLGIGIAAFYVAYLFGLLPQKWITIGAALIGVLWLIFLLLSFKKMPLWVRILRRCFVLLLCVLLGFSGYLLHKSHQTLNKVSSTTMNKDGTISKKNKLYIVSLKENKFNNINDLQNSAIGFQNGSDVDNASFMKEELRKDISTYSETEALDYTTLFTDLENKTIQAVAISDTYYNIACANQEGLQDKLTILETYEREIKETKVQKDITKETFTVYVSGLDSMGSPDQQTRTDTNIILIVNPRANHIDMVSLPRDGYMPNTAVNNLNDKFTHTGLYGIDTSIASLENFFQIPIDYYARISFNSLIEIVDALGGIDVDVEISFCEQDENRSFKEEDLICLDKGEQTLNGKQALAYSRHRKTPGYDNPGRERAQQRIIKAIINKLMNPATALTSFNELMEIAPNYVMTNMPTSQITKFVSHELENIKPWTISSISSDNGTYSYQYTASQGNEQKFDVYLYNQEEVQWILNAYDGASHQLEMKNFSFDLNDLYKNSPKVNDDPTIVWDYMANEQ